The Thermotoga sp. KOL6 genome contains the following window.
GCAATAGCTTTTGCGAGAACCACCTTTCTTCTTTCTCCTGAACTCAGCGTTCCGATGTTCCTTGAGGAGTGTTGAAAAGTATTAGTCATTTTCATGCTTTTCAATACTATTTTTTCATCTTCTACAGTCGTACTTTCTAAAAGACCAAGGTGCGGAAGTCTGCCCATTTCAACTATCTCCTTTACGGTAAAGTTATAGGATGGGAAGAAATCTTGGGAAACGAAGGTAACGATTTTCGCCATTTCTTTTCTCGGAGTTTTCCATGGTATTTTTCCAAAGAGACAAACCGTTCCTTTTTGTGGTTTCAGAAGCCCTACCAAGATCTTCAACAAAGTTGTCTTTCCAGATCCGTTCGGACCGATTATCCCAAAAAATTCCCCTTCACTTATAGAGAAATTCACATTTTTCAACGAAAATCCTGTCTTATAGCTGAATGAAAGATTTTCTACCCTCACCACTTCCCTTCAAACACCTCTCTTCATAAGAAAAGCGAGGAAAGGAGCACCTATCAATGCAGTGACTATTCCAACTGGAAGTTCCGTCGGTGAAAAAAAAGATCTGGCCGCAGTATCACAAAGTGAAAGCAAAACACCCCCAACCAACGCACTCGTCATAGCAGATTTGAGAAAGTTCGGTCCGACAAGATAACGAGCGATATGAGGAACAATAAGACCAACAAAGCCTATAACTCCACTCCTAGAGACGAGAAATGCGGTAGTGAAATTTCCAAAAAGAAATGTGACCACCTTCAAAATCTCGACGTTAACTCCAAGAACGAAAGCTTCTTCCTCACCAAGAGCCATTGCATTTAAATGTCGAGAAAACACCAACGTATACAGAAAGAACGGAACAACGACTAAGGAAAAGAAAATCGTATCTTTCCACACTATTCCCGAGAAACTTCCGAAAAGCCACACAGATATGGTGGTGACATTTCTCTTGAGAAGAACGATCGTCGTGTAAGTGAGAGCACTGAACACAGTGCCTATTACAACACCTGAGAGTATAATCCCAGTAATGGGAAATCGCCCATCTTTTCTTGCAACAAGAAGGGTGAGAAACGATGAGATCAAGGAAAAACCGAAACTGAGAATAGGTATTCGATATATCCAGGAAACGCCAACTACCTCAGCTAAATAAAGTGAAAGGACTGTTCCGAAAGACGCCCCAGAGGATATTCCGAGAAGATACGGATCAACCAAAGGGTTTTTGAGAAGATTTTGAAACGTGTTTCCAACCAAAGAAAGCCCCGCCCCAACCACGAAACTGGCAAAAACTCTTGGAACTCTCAGAGAAAGTATTCTCTCAATCACAGGATCTTCTTCTAGACCAAACAGGACCCCCAAAGTCTTCAGGGGGTCCAAGGAAACACTTCCAAAAAAAATTCCTACGAGAAAACTTACAAAAAGAAGAGGTAGAACTATTTTTTTCATCAGTTACTACCTCCGTAGAAAAACTCATAGAAAACTTCAATGAGCTTGAAGATATCCGGTGAAGGTTGAGATGCCAGGTTTCCATCTATAGCAAACACCTTTCCAAACTTCACAGCATTCACTTCTTCGAAGGGCTTAAATTTCATGATCTTCTCTACTTCACTCTTTTCGGTTCCAGGCACGTACACCCCAACAACTATGACATCGGGATTCTGGGCCACAATGAATTCCAAAGACAACTGCGGCCAACCATTTGGGCCGGCAATACCTGAAGCGATATTAATTCCGCCCGCAATGGAGATTATCTCGTTCAAGTAAGATCCCGCCCCGCATGTCCACACTTCTTTCACTTCCGGCCCAGGTGCTGAAGTGAGATACAAAACTTTCGGTCGTTCAGAAGGAGGAACATTGTATGTTTTCTTGCCTATTTTCAACATCTCTTCACGCAATTCACTTGCTTTTTTCGCCGCATACTCTTGTTTATCGAAGATAATACCAAGAAGTACCACATCTCTTATTATGTCGTCGAGTGAAACGGGATTTATCACAAGTACCTTCAGACCAACTTTCTCCAGCTTCACAACTTCAGGCAACTGGAAACCTCCGAACATCAAAACCAAATCA
Protein-coding sequences here:
- a CDS encoding ABC transporter ATP-binding protein, with the protein product MVRVENLSFSYKTGFSLKNVNFSISEGEFFGIIGPNGSGKTTLLKILVGLLKPQKGTVCLFGKIPWKTPRKEMAKIVTFVSQDFFPSYNFTVKEIVEMGRLPHLGLLESTTVEDEKIVLKSMKMTNTFQHSSRNIGTLSSGERRKVVLAKAIAQDTRIILVDELTAHLDYSNVILVGDVMKKLQKSGKTVVAVFHDVNVASHLCDRLAAMKDGEMIKIGAPDEVISERVLQEIYEAEFVVIKHPITGKPLAFLK
- a CDS encoding iron ABC transporter permease, whose amino-acid sequence is MKKIVLPLLFVSFLVGIFFGSVSLDPLKTLGVLFGLEEDPVIERILSLRVPRVFASFVVGAGLSLVGNTFQNLLKNPLVDPYLLGISSGASFGTVLSLYLAEVVGVSWIYRIPILSFGFSLISSFLTLLVARKDGRFPITGIILSGVVIGTVFSALTYTTIVLLKRNVTTISVWLFGSFSGIVWKDTIFFSLVVVPFFLYTLVFSRHLNAMALGEEEAFVLGVNVEILKVVTFLFGNFTTAFLVSRSGVIGFVGLIVPHIARYLVGPNFLKSAMTSALVGGVLLSLCDTAARSFFSPTELPVGIVTALIGAPFLAFLMKRGV
- a CDS encoding cobalamin-binding protein: MFVKRWLSFLMLLFGIFSLAVVVVDDVGRVVEISTVPERVVSLSPSATRFLVFLGLEDRIVGVTDYDSYQAERVGAMVPVNVEKVVSLNPDLVLMFGGFQLPEVVKLEKVGLKVLVINPVSLDDIIRDVVLLGIIFDKQEYAAKKASELREEMLKIGKKTYNVPPSERPKVLYLTSAPGPEVKEVWTCGAGSYLNEIISIAGGINIASGIAGPNGWPQLSLEFIVAQNPDVIVVGVYVPGTEKSEVEKIMKFKPFEEVNAVKFGKVFAIDGNLASQPSPDIFKLIEVFYEFFYGGSN